Proteins from a single region of Candidatus Omnitrophota bacterium:
- a CDS encoding VCBS repeat-containing protein, with the protein MKRFYFPILFAYVLFTITNNRNAMGEVPFESILIDGALPRAYQTAIADINNDGRPDIAAVGEGGNSFAAWYENPSWKRRIITSQETKNHIDFALYDLDGDGGLEMALASEFNLNDTAKGGIVSWLHRRPDIDAPWEVHPIHAEPTAHRLRWIDLDGDGRKELINAPVAGKGASGPNFDQAPVRLLAYAIPSNLKESPWEMRTLDASLRLLHGLAIADFDRDEREDILTASLEGVTVFCFFGKGKDNALQKRLVCAGKPANGGRSGSSEVALGKFRDGKPFLATIDPWHGNELAVYIPVDSKEKEAWPRQRIDDSFVGGHALACADFDGDGDDEIIAGYRGEGYAIYLYDFADGDWKRSAVSHSVAVQGFAVGDVNGDGLSDFAAAGGTTNNVMLFLNRRKP; encoded by the coding sequence ATGAAAAGATTCTATTTTCCCATCCTATTCGCGTATGTTCTATTCACCATCACGAACAACCGCAACGCCATGGGAGAAGTTCCTTTTGAATCCATCCTCATTGACGGCGCGCTGCCCAGAGCTTATCAAACAGCTATCGCCGATATCAATAACGACGGGCGTCCCGACATCGCCGCCGTGGGGGAAGGAGGAAACTCATTCGCCGCTTGGTATGAAAATCCTTCCTGGAAGCGCCGCATCATCACGAGCCAAGAAACCAAGAATCACATCGATTTCGCCCTCTACGACCTGGACGGAGACGGCGGCTTGGAAATGGCGCTGGCTTCGGAATTCAATCTCAATGATACCGCGAAAGGCGGAATCGTCAGTTGGCTGCATCGCCGTCCCGACATCGACGCTCCTTGGGAAGTTCATCCTATCCACGCCGAACCGACGGCGCATCGATTGCGCTGGATAGACCTGGACGGCGACGGACGCAAGGAATTGATTAACGCCCCCGTGGCGGGAAAGGGCGCTTCCGGCCCCAATTTCGACCAAGCGCCGGTGCGTCTGCTCGCTTACGCCATCCCCTCTAATTTGAAGGAATCTCCCTGGGAAATGCGGACGCTCGACGCTTCTTTGCGCTTGCTCCACGGCCTCGCCATCGCCGATTTCGACCGCGATGAACGCGAAGATATTCTGACCGCCAGTCTTGAAGGCGTAACGGTGTTTTGCTTTTTCGGCAAGGGAAAAGATAACGCTCTGCAAAAACGTCTGGTTTGCGCCGGAAAACCAGCGAACGGCGGACGCTCTGGATCCAGCGAAGTCGCATTGGGGAAATTCCGCGATGGGAAACCTTTCCTGGCGACTATCGATCCCTGGCATGGAAACGAATTGGCGGTTTATATTCCGGTTGATAGCAAAGAAAAAGAAGCCTGGCCGCGCCAGAGAATCGACGATTCCTTCGTTGGCGGCCACGCCCTGGCCTGCGCCGATTTCGACGGTGACGGCGATGATGAAATCATCGCTGGATATCGGGGCGAAGGCTATGCGATTTATCTTTACGATTTCGCCGATGGAGATTGGAAACGCAGCGCCGTCAGCCATAGCGTCGCCGTTCAAGGCTTCGCTGTTGGCGATGTAAACGGAGACGGCCTGTCCGACTTCGCCGCCGCCGGCGGTACGACAAATAATGTTATGCTGTTTCTCAATCGCCGGAAACCGTGA
- a CDS encoding glycosyltransferase, which translates to MSEIWVPLGKLLTPQLQQNLSYLEFMIPELHQLAQNALASEALLFQNQEGLIRCRTDADPPQWIFGGENSAKELERIREKIQSAIKGASLVILAGSAAGYAIAEIIPAILSDSSLRVVAVEPSAARIRAYLTLLDARTALDTGRLHFVVGEMSVKGLIEAIRPFHLWEYENVSLYRSPEIAEISEGEFEEHYRKECEIARAQRFAVLASMNPVSHESGRTIERVLLLNCWPGAPGEAHIQAIHRALQARGVKSAVLPFNRYRIEGQGDEYRRLMEPRLLDALEKTRPDLIVSYGYHGHQLAQRDLFAASGAVWLQTVSNIAYYDTEFYHAEHTALIDRHLISIFARRGAPHPFFAPLMADYASPRPMPTNRQFPIVFVGNSLGLSPQAASEFFNRWRGRDGLLDYIKRAETALSAFDPDINLYQTMSAEPPPQIGGLEEEYAVFRYLLCQGSAARRRRLLERIAPLGLVLFGGDWANYLPPDSPLRGCLRGHLPLRDEPKIFSHGHIFVNIHSVGHVTGPNMRFFNAAGMGGFQISDGPEFGVYYEPDSEMIYYRTESEFAERVRYYLAHPQEADEIRERARLRTLRDWTYQRWIDWVCGEIGLQAPPIRQKETL; encoded by the coding sequence TTGTCCGAGATTTGGGTCCCGCTGGGAAAATTGCTCACGCCCCAGCTTCAGCAGAATCTTTCCTATTTGGAATTCATGATTCCCGAATTGCATCAACTCGCGCAAAACGCCTTGGCGTCCGAAGCGCTGCTTTTTCAGAACCAGGAGGGTTTAATCCGTTGCCGCACAGACGCGGATCCGCCGCAATGGATCTTCGGCGGCGAGAATTCCGCCAAAGAATTGGAACGGATTCGGGAGAAAATTCAAAGCGCGATCAAGGGCGCCTCGCTCGTCATCCTGGCGGGCTCCGCCGCTGGATACGCCATTGCGGAAATCATCCCCGCCATACTAAGCGATTCCTCTCTACGCGTCGTAGCCGTCGAACCTTCCGCCGCGCGTATCCGCGCCTATCTGACGCTGCTGGATGCGCGGACGGCGCTCGATACAGGACGGCTTCATTTCGTCGTAGGGGAGATGAGCGTCAAGGGATTGATCGAGGCCATCCGCCCCTTCCATCTTTGGGAATATGAAAACGTTTCCCTCTATCGCTCTCCGGAAATCGCGGAGATAAGCGAAGGCGAATTTGAGGAGCATTATCGAAAAGAATGCGAAATAGCCCGCGCCCAACGCTTCGCCGTCCTCGCTTCCATGAATCCAGTCTCTCATGAATCGGGGCGAACCATCGAGCGCGTTCTGCTGCTCAATTGCTGGCCAGGCGCGCCGGGAGAAGCTCACATCCAAGCGATTCACCGCGCTTTGCAAGCCCGCGGCGTCAAAAGCGCCGTCCTGCCCTTCAACCGCTACCGCATCGAAGGGCAGGGCGACGAATACCGGCGGCTGATGGAGCCGCGCCTGCTCGACGCGCTGGAAAAAACTCGGCCCGATTTGATCGTTAGTTACGGCTATCACGGCCATCAACTGGCGCAGCGCGATCTCTTTGCAGCGTCTGGCGCCGTCTGGCTGCAAACCGTTTCCAATATCGCCTATTACGATACGGAGTTTTATCACGCAGAACATACGGCGTTGATCGACCGTCATCTGATCTCTATCTTCGCCCGTCGCGGGGCGCCCCATCCCTTCTTCGCGCCGTTGATGGCGGATTACGCCTCTCCGCGTCCTATGCCTACTAACCGGCAGTTTCCTATCGTCTTCGTAGGCAATTCGCTCGGCCTCTCGCCCCAAGCGGCGTCGGAATTTTTCAACCGCTGGCGGGGACGCGACGGCCTGCTGGACTATATTAAAAGAGCGGAAACTGCATTGAGCGCATTCGATCCCGATATCAATCTTTATCAAACCATGAGCGCCGAACCGCCGCCGCAAATCGGCGGGTTGGAAGAGGAATACGCCGTCTTCCGTTATTTGCTTTGCCAGGGTTCCGCCGCCCGCCGCCGCCGGTTGCTGGAGCGCATCGCTCCGTTGGGATTGGTTCTCTTCGGCGGCGATTGGGCGAACTATCTGCCGCCTGATTCCCCTTTGCGCGGCTGTCTGCGCGGCCATTTGCCGTTGCGCGACGAGCCGAAAATCTTTTCCCACGGGCATATCTTCGTCAATATCCATTCCGTCGGCCATGTTACCGGCCCCAATATGCGCTTCTTCAATGCGGCGGGCATGGGTGGATTTCAAATCAGCGACGGCCCGGAATTCGGCGTTTACTACGAACCGGATTCGGAAATGATATACTATCGCACGGAATCGGAGTTCGCGGAGCGCGTCCGCTATTATCTGGCGCATCCTCAAGAGGCGGACGAAATCCGCGAACGCGCCCGTCTTCGCACCCTGCGGGATTGGACCTATCAACGTTGGATCGATTGGGTTTGTGGCGAGATCGGCCTGCAAGCGCCGCCCATCCGCCAAAAGGAAACCTTATGA
- a CDS encoding glycosyltransferase has translation MTWLPLSEKHHRNFIENLDEMKRWRPGLFEEIGDLRPYMDDLEILEDGDALRGVRIKETRGARIFFPPEQAEHMLKRQRLVVEGNLQRGVRLQILAGIGVGHAVLHGHELLDLHPRAAFAVFESNPLRWAAFLSLFSLDEIFRNQRLFLFGGNNAWRRMVRFIHEEYIYLLPPNEYAYALGLLPADAEEASRYIAEGKESAQAIGEYSARFETVAEHFLESMAQPLEAPPRSAWCCAPREAYIHFPLAQAFMRGFSQCGLDASLDPFDQSFTTNFRVVGHLFEKIPDLIFAINTPPGDLLQDIGIAPQAVQSFQRPRVCWMVDDTALYEDEKNIEPLPPNDYVLCIDRTYLSHLAQRTINAHFLPPAAMFEKPGAARPEFAAPISYVGSLPHVRPYLEPLPLVCREMIQRVEQERSRDYSLSFNAHFQRLDPRADDRQALAAAARAFCATTQKGFRTEPAMAEYFLYNAATYYKRKRIVLALLPLGLKIFGPDSWLAELPSSYQYRYGGFIASGDLADCYASARLSLNIHSHQCPTCLNPRDFDASMAGSVVLGDWVEDADRGLLQPGKEMLTFHSEEEAVETARRNLANVSALDEIRQCGRKRILREHTYAHRAQSVLQILRLRG, from the coding sequence ATGACCTGGCTTCCTTTATCCGAAAAACATCATCGAAACTTCATCGAGAACCTCGACGAGATGAAGCGCTGGCGTCCAGGGCTGTTCGAAGAGATCGGCGACCTGCGGCCTTATATGGACGATTTGGAAATATTGGAGGATGGGGATGCCTTGCGCGGCGTCCGAATAAAGGAAACTCGCGGCGCGCGGATATTTTTCCCTCCTGAACAGGCGGAACATATGCTCAAGCGCCAACGTCTCGTTGTTGAAGGCAACTTGCAGCGCGGCGTGCGTCTGCAGATTCTCGCCGGGATCGGCGTTGGTCACGCCGTTCTTCATGGCCATGAGCTTCTGGATCTGCATCCCCGAGCCGCCTTCGCCGTCTTCGAATCTAACCCCCTGCGTTGGGCGGCTTTTCTATCTCTATTTTCATTGGATGAAATTTTTCGAAACCAGCGGCTTTTTCTCTTTGGCGGAAACAATGCCTGGCGGCGCATGGTTAGGTTTATACACGAAGAATACATTTATCTGCTGCCGCCAAACGAATACGCCTACGCCTTGGGCCTTCTGCCCGCCGATGCGGAAGAGGCGTCGCGCTATATCGCCGAGGGCAAAGAATCCGCCCAAGCCATTGGGGAATATTCCGCCCGCTTCGAAACTGTCGCGGAGCATTTTCTGGAAAGCATGGCCCAGCCGCTGGAGGCGCCGCCGCGTTCGGCGTGGTGTTGCGCGCCTCGCGAGGCCTATATCCATTTCCCGCTGGCGCAGGCCTTCATGCGGGGATTCTCCCAATGCGGCCTAGACGCGTCGCTCGATCCATTCGATCAAAGCTTCACGACGAATTTTCGCGTCGTAGGACATCTCTTCGAAAAAATTCCCGATTTAATCTTCGCCATCAACACGCCGCCGGGCGACCTCTTGCAAGACATCGGGATTGCGCCGCAGGCCGTCCAATCCTTCCAGCGCCCCCGCGTCTGCTGGATGGTCGACGATACGGCTCTCTACGAAGACGAAAAAAACATAGAACCATTGCCGCCCAACGATTACGTTCTCTGCATCGACCGCACTTATCTGTCTCATCTCGCCCAGCGGACTATAAACGCCCATTTTCTGCCCCCCGCCGCCATGTTCGAGAAGCCGGGCGCTGCGCGTCCCGAATTCGCAGCTCCGATTTCCTACGTCGGTTCCCTGCCCCATGTCCGTCCCTATCTCGAACCGCTGCCGCTCGTTTGCCGTGAGATGATCCAGCGCGTGGAGCAGGAACGCAGCCGCGACTATTCGCTATCGTTCAACGCTCATTTTCAGCGGCTCGATCCCCGTGCGGACGACCGCCAAGCGCTCGCCGCCGCCGCTCGCGCTTTCTGCGCCACGACGCAAAAAGGCTTTCGAACCGAACCGGCGATGGCGGAATATTTCCTCTATAACGCCGCCACTTATTACAAACGCAAACGCATTGTTTTAGCGCTTCTGCCCCTCGGCTTGAAAATCTTCGGGCCGGATTCGTGGCTGGCGGAACTGCCCTCATCTTACCAATACCGTTACGGCGGATTCATTGCCAGCGGCGACTTGGCGGATTGCTACGCTTCCGCTCGCCTCAGCCTGAATATCCATAGCCATCAATGCCCCACCTGCCTCAATCCCCGCGATTTCGACGCTTCGATGGCGGGAAGCGTGGTTCTCGGCGATTGGGTGGAGGACGCGGATCGCGGATTATTGCAGCCGGGAAAAGAAATGCTAACCTTTCATTCGGAAGAGGAAGCCGTCGAAACCGCAAGGCGTAATTTGGCTAATGTCAGCGCCCTCGATGAAATTCGGCAATGCGGGCGGAAACGAATTTTAAGGGAGCATACTTACGCCCATCGCGCCCAGAGCGTTTTGCAAATTCTAAGGCTGCGAGGATGA